The genomic segment GTGAAGAGGTCCTTGTTGTAGACCACCACGCGGTTGGCGGCGTACCAGGGGATGCCGAACTGCTTGCCGTCGATCTTTCCGGGCTCGGCCAGGCCCGGTATCCAGTCCGCGCCCTTGAGGTCGGCGACCTTCCCGGTCAGATCCCTGACCCCGCCGCTGGCGGCGTACTGCGCGACCTGGGTGTTGCCGACCTCGATGACGTCCGGCGCGTCCTTGCTCGCCAGAGCACTGGTGATCTTCGCGCCGATACCGTCCCACTCCTGGATCTGGATCTTCAGGGTGGTTCCGGAGTGGGTCGTCTCGAAGTCCGTCCTGAACCGCTGGAGGAACGGATCGGAGACGCTGCCCTTCATGATCCACACGGTGAGCTCGGCGGGGCTCTTGCCGTCGCCTGCGGTGTTCGACGAGTCGGAGGAGGAACTGCAGGCGCTCAGGCCGGCTACGGCGATCGCGAGCGCCGCGGTGCCTGCAAGGAGTCTGGTTCTCACGGGGTCTGTCACCTCGAATAGGAGCGGCGGAACTTACCACTTCACAACTGGTCTGGTGCTGGTTGGAGAAGGTGGCATAGACCAGTGATGCCGTCAAGAGGTCGTGCAGGCAAAGGCCTGACCCCCTGATTCCCCCGGATCTTCGGTTCCGGTCGCAACCCGTCCGCCGACTCGGGACGGACCGGCCTGGCGTACTGGTCAGGATCTGGATAGCCTTCAGGGGCGGGACTGGACAGGACGCAGACGGCACACAGCCCGGACGCGCCGGGGCGGACCCCGGACGGCACGAAGGAGTCAGGTATGGGAAGCGAGTCGCCGCGGTCGGCGCTCAAGCGCGAACGGGTGCGTGACTACCTGTTGGAGCTCGTCGAATCCCATGTGCCCGGCGATCCGATCCCCTCCGAGCGGACCCTGTGCGAGCAGTTGTCGGTCTCCCGCCCGACGCTGCGCTCCGCGGTCGACGAACTGGTCAACACCGGACTGATCGTCCGCGAGCACGGGCGCGGGATGTTCGTCGCTCCCGCCAAGATCACCCAGGAACTGGTGGCGGACGAGCACTCGTTCTCGCTGCCGAAGGCCGACGGCACCTGGTCCAGCAAGGTCCTGGAGCTGACCACCGTCCAGGCCGGTGCCAGGGTGGGCCGCAAACTGCACATCTCACCCGCGGCCGAGATCACCTACATCGCCCGGCTCCGGCTCGTCGACGGCGAGCCGATGGCCATCGAATACCTGCACGTGCCCGCCCTGCTCGTGCCGGGTCTGCGGCCGTCGGACATGGAGTCCGGGGACTTCTACCGGTTCCTGCGCGACGAGCACCGGGTGCGGGTCCACGAGGCGGTCCAGTCCATCGAGCCGACCGTCACCAACGAGGTCGAGGCCCGGCTGCTGGGCGTGCCGCTGCTCTCCCCGGCCCTGCTCTTCGAACGCCTCACCAGGGACGAGACCGGCCGCCCGGTCGAGTACGTCCACTCGCTCTACCGCGGCGACCGCTACCGGATCGTCTCCCGGCTCGCCCTCGGCGAGGCCGGGGCTCCGGGCCCGGACGCGGCCGCCCGGCACCACCCCGGCATCCCGCCGGGCGATCTGGCGGGCCGCGGCGACGTCCCCTCCTCGATGGTGGGCGACGTACAGCCCGCGGTGTGAGCGGGGATAGTGGACGTGGCCGTCATCAGCACAGGGCGACGGCGACGGCCTCCGGGTCCCGCACCCGGCGGGCGGTGAGCAGCGGGTCGACGGTCACCGTGGTGGCGCCCAGCGGCGCCGACAGCGCCCGGACCGCCGGCTCGGAGAGCCGGATCCACTCCTGCCCGGCGCCCATGACCGACCGCAGCCGCCGCTCGCTGGTGAAGGCGACGGCGGTCCTCGATCCGAGCGGCGTACGGCACAGCCGCAGCGCGTAACCGGCGGGACCGCGCCGTACGGGTACGTACAGCGGGCCCGCCGGGACATCGTTCCCGGGCTCTTCTGCGCGGCTGCGCGGCATTGCGGTCCTCCGGGGGGAGCGGACGGGTTGTTCCGGTGTCGAGGTGGCGGTGCGGGGCGGCGGCATCGGTGCGGATGCCGCCCCGACGTTCCCGACGTTATCGCCACAACCGTCCCCACTCACCTCGATAACCGGTCGTCCATGCCCGGTTGGCACTGAACCGGGGGAATGGACACCGGGCCGCCACTCGCCGTCCGGCCACCGGTCAGCGGTGGTTCAGCCCGGCCGGTTCGGTGGGATCGGCTGAACCCGGCGGATAATCCGTTGCTCTGGCGGGCGGCGCCCCGCACAGTGGTGACACCACCAACGAGGCGAGAGGGGAGCGCACGATGAACGTCCAGGCCGGTCTGTCGCAGGCGTATCAGCGCTCTTCCAGTACCCGTTCCCAGCAGGGGAGCCCCGGGCAGGCCACGTAGCCACCGGTGACGGATGTCGCCGAGCCGCCCGCGGGAATCCCCGCCAGGGCGGCTTTCTTTGTCCCGGGCGAACTGGGAATCGGTGATCCCAAGGGCCTGTAAAGCCCCCGCTTCGGCTGTGGAGGTTCAAATCCTCCTTCGCCCACCCGGAACGACGCACGCGGAACAGCGCACGCCACTGCGGCGCGCCACGGCTACGAGGCCGTGGCGCGCCGTCAGCGTTTGATGGTGTGGCCGCCGATGCCCATCAGGCGGCCGGGGCCCCGGACGCCGTCCTCGTACCACCAGAAGCTCAGGCCGATGGCGGCGACGATGAAGCCGCCGACCGAGCCGAGGGTGAGGAGCCCGCTGACGCCTTCGCCGGGCTCGCCGGGCTGCTCGCCGCCGAGGTGGTGGATGGCCAGGACCGAGACGAGCATCGAGGCGATGCCCGCCAGGGTGGTGAGCAGCCACGCCCAGCGCCGGGCTCTGGTCGCCGGGATGCTGAAGACCGTGTAGGTGAGCGACGTACGGCAGGTCTCGCAGGCGAGGGTGCACGACTGGCAGCCCTTCGGGGGCCGTTCGACGGGGATCTCGAAGGTCGCCGGCCGGTGCTGTGTGTAGTTGCTGTTACGTTCGGACGAGAGCAGGTGTGTGTACCGGGACTGGGGATATTGTCCTAATTGGCGCTTGCCCACCGCGGCTCCTTGACGTCTGGTGCTGCGGGCCACAGTAAGCGCCAACATGCCTGTGGCATAGGGAAGTTGACGATTGAAGTACGCGGCGGGCGAGGTATGGGCGGACACGCGAGGTATCGGCCGGAGAGCCGCTATGCCCGGCCCTCGGAAGCCTCCGCGAGGAGCCCGGCGGCACGGTCCTGAGCGTCCCGCCCGGACCGGGGATACGCGCGGAGCGCGAGCAGCAGCGGAGGCGCGGCCGCCAGCAGGAAGCACAGCGGCAGCGGCAGCCGGTCGACGAGCAGCCCGGCGGTGCCGGAGCCCAGCGAGGAGCCCGCGTTGACCCCCGTGTTGACCCAGGCGGTGGCGCGGGTGGCGGTCCCCGGCGGGGCGAGTTCGTCAGCCGCGAGGTACGCGGTCGCCATGGTGGGGGAGACGACGGTGCCGGCGGCGGCGATGCCGAGGGCGAAGAGGACGACGGTCGGGGCGGCGCCGGTGAGGGCGAAGAGCAGGGCGAGGGCGGCGAGCAGATACGGCAGCCGGCCGGCCGCCGGGCGCCGCCAGGCGATCCGGCCGTAGAGGAGCCCGCCGATCGCGCTGCCCGCCGCGTGCGCCGCGAGGATCCAGCCGGCGGCGGAGGCACGGTCGTGGTGGTCGGTGAAGGCGACGACGTACAGCTCCATGGCGCCCAGGCAGCAGCCGAGCCCGGCCGCCGCGAACGCCGCCTTGCGGACCCCCGCCGACCGCAGCCGCGCGGCCGGGACCGAGGGCTCGCGCGCGGTGAGCAGCTTCGCGGCCGGGGACGCCGTCAGGGCGAGAGTACCGATGAGGACCAGGGTGGCGGACAGGGCGAGGCCGAGCGCGGGGCGGACGGCGACGGCGATCAGCGGTCCGGTCATGAACAGGCCCTCCTCCGCCACCGTGTCCAGGCTGAACGCCCGCTGCAGCAGGCGCTTGTCGGGAACGAGGGCGCTCCACAGCGCCCGCATGGTCGGGCCGAGCGGCGGGGTGAGGGTGCCCGCGGCCGCCGACAGGAGGGTGAGCAGCCAGAGCGGGGCACCCGGCCGCCAGGTGGCCAGACAGAGCGCGGTCAGCGCCACCGCGTACGGGGTGGCGAGGGCGGGCAGGGCGCGCCGTGCGCCCCAGCGGTCGATGAGCCCGGCACGGGCCGGGCCGAGGACGACGCTGGTCGCGGCGAAGACCGTGGTGATCATGCCGGCGGCGGCGTACGAGCCGGTCGCCGCGGCGAGCGAGAGCAGCAGGGAGAGGGAGACGATCCCGTAGGAGAGCCGGCCCAACAGGGCGGCGGCGAAGGTGCGGCGGGCATGGGGGACCCGCAGGACGGCGGCGTAGGACGCCGCCGGGCGTGGCGAAGACATGGTTGTTGTTCCTCAGGCAGAGGCGGGCAGGCCGGCGCGAAGGGCGGGCTGCGGCCTAGGCACGAGAGGTGAGGAACATGCGCGCGAGCGTAGCGCACGGCGGGCGCCGCGACCATGGCGCCCACCGCGCGGGAAGGCAGTGGCGGGCGCCATGGTCCGGTCCGGCGGAGCGTCCCGGGACCGTTATGGCAGGGTGAGTTCCAGCCGGTCCACGTTCGGTCCGCCGTTCGCGGTGGTCGCGGTCGCGCGGACGGTGTTCGCGCCGGCCTTGAGGGTGACCGTCAGGGACGCGCTCTGCCAGGTGTTCCAGTCGCCCGTCCCGGCGAACGGATGCCCGGTGGAGACCGCCGTGCCGTTGACGGCGAGGTCCATCGGCCGGCCGGTCGTGGTCCCGTTCGCGTAGCGGAGCGTGAGCGTGGCGGGCCCCGCCTGCGCGGCGGTCACCGACCACTGGACGTAACTTCCGCTCACGTTGTCGTAGTTGACGAAACCGCTGCCGGTGTAGCCGGTGTGGTCGGACTCCACCGCGCCCTGCGCGACGGTGGCGTCCTCGGCCTGGTACCAGCCGTCCGGCTGCGCTCCGGCACGGGAGACCCGGTAGACGACGGTGGCGTGCGACGGCACGGCCGCGCTGATCGCGCCGGTCGTGGAGCGGGTGGCCTTGGACCAGAGGTCCTTGAGCGTGTACGAGGGCGAGCCGCCGAGGCCGATCGCCGAGGCGGTGGTGGAGACCGTCGCCGTCGCGCCGGTCTCGTTGAGCAGCGCCACCGCCCGGTCGCCGTCGGCGAGTTGCTTGCTGTAGACGGCGAGGCCGCTGGTGGCCGAGACGATGGTGGCCTGCTTGCCCAACGGGTCCTGGTCCAGGGCGATGACGTCGGTGTTCTTCAGGATCGCCTGGGTGGCGGCGGACGCCGAGCGGACATCGCTGCCGATCAACAGCGGCGCCGACATCATGGCCCACAGGCTGAAGTGGGTGCGGTACTCGGTGGCGGTCATGCCGCCGTTGCCGACCTCGAGCATGTCGGGGTCGTTCCAGTGGCCCGGCCCCGCGTACGCGGCGAGATCGTCATTGGTGTGCACCCTGCTGATCATGCTCGACCAGTTGTCGCTGATGTCACCGGTGGTGCGCCAGAGGTTGCCGACGTCGGCGCCCCAGGTCCACACCTTGGGGTCGGTGCGGCCCCACTCGCAGATACTGTAGACGATCGGGCGGCCGGACTTCTTGAGCGCGTCGCGCATCTCCTTGTAGCGCTGCTGCGCGTCGACGCCCTGGTTGTTGCAGTTGTCGTACTTGAGGTAGTCCACGCCCCAGGACGCGAACAGGTCGGCGTCCTGCTGCTCGTGGCCGAGCCCGCCGGGGAAGCCGCCGGTGCCGTTGCAGGTCTTGGTGCCCGCGCTGGTGTAGAGGCCGAACTTGAGGCCCTTGGCGTGCACGTAGTCGGCGACGGACTTGATGCCGTGCGGGAAGCGGGTGTGCTCCGGCACCAGGTTGCCGCTCGCGTCGCGGGTCTTCTCGGCCCAGCAGTCGTCGATGTTGACGTACTGGTAGCCCACGTCCTTGAGGCCGAGCGACACGAAGCTGTCGGCGACGCCCTTGACCATCGCCTCGTTGAAGGTGGCGCTGCACTGCGTGGTGTTCCAGTTGTTGAAGCCCATCGGTGGGGTGCGGGCCAGGCCGTTCTCCAGGGCGTGGGCGGGGGCAGCGGGGGCCAGGGCTACGAAGGTTCCGGCGGCGGCGATGGTCGCGGTGGCCAGTACGGAGCAGAGCAGGCGGTGCGGTCTCACGGCATCCTCCTCGGGTCGGCACCGGAAAGGTAGGAGCCCGCCGAGTAATCGTCAAGAACCTTTACAGATAGCAGATCGGATGAATACGCTCCGATTGATGGCGCTGCTGCCTGCTGTGGCAGTTCTGCTGTCACACGCGCACCAACTGATCGGATCTATCCACGCGAGGACATCACGACAGGAAGGACGGTGCACAGCCATGGCCGACACGACGGAACAGACCCCGGCTCAGGGGGAGCGACCGGAGAGCCCGGCGGTCTGGAGTACGCCCGAGTACACGGTCGTCGAGACCGCGCTCGAAGTGACCGCCTACTCGCTCGCCACTCGCTGAGCCCGCCGCCGTGCTGCTGCGGGTACTCGGTACCGCGGCGGGCGGCGGCGTCCCCCAGTGGAACTGCGCGTGCCCCGGGTGCTCCGGGGCACGCCGCCACCCGGGGTGGCGCCGCCGCCACGCGTCGCTCGCGGTCCGCGCGGCCACCGGCCGCTGGTACATCGTCAACGCGACCCCTGACATCGGCGATCAGATCGAGGACTGCCCGGAGCTGCGCCCCGGACCCGGCGCGCGGCAGTCGCCGGTGGCCGGACTCGTCCTCACCGACGCCGAACTCGACCACACCCTCGGCCTCGCCCGGCTCCGTGAGGCCGGCGGACTGCAGGTGGTGTCGACCGCGCCCGTACGACACGCCCTTCTGACGAAGCTGCGCCTGGGTGATGTCCTTACGCCGTACACCGTTCTGGAATGGCGGGAGTTGGGGACCGTAGCGGAGCCGCTGGCCGCCGGCTCGGACGTGGAGATCGACGCCATCCCGGTGTCCGGAAAGCGGCCGCGCTACGCCGCCGACAGCGCTCCCGACGCCTCCTGGGTCGTCGCGCTCCGGCTGCGCGACCGCACCACCGGCGCCTCCGCCGTCTACGCCCCCGCCCTGGCCGACTGGCCCGACCCCCTCCAGCGAGCCGCCGAAGGAGCCGACTGCGTCATCGTCGACGGCACCTTCTGGGACGACGAGGAGCCCCGCCGCACCGGCATTTCGGAGCGCACCGCCACCGGCATGGGACATCTGCCGATCGACGGACCGCACGGCACCGCGGAACGCCTCACCGGCCTGCCGGGGCGCCGCCTGTACACCCACCTCAACAACACCAACCCCCTCGTGGACCCGGCCGCGCCGCAGCACGAGCTGCTGGCCGGGCTGGGCATCGAGGTGGCCTCCGACGGGATGGTGATCGAGCTATGACGGCAGCGCCCACGACAGCAGCGGGGCCGCCCGCAACGCCCACGGACTCCGCCATCGGCATCGGGCCCTGGAGCCCCGCCGTGTTCGAGGCACGGCTGCGCGCGGTGGGGGAGGAGCGGTACCACGACCGCCACCCCTTCAATCTGCGGATGCACGAAGGGACGCTCAGCCAGGACGAGTTGCGCCGCTGGATCGCCAACCGCTTCCACTACCAGCGGCACATCCCCGTCAAGGACGCCCTGATCACCGCGAAGTTCGACACCCCCGCACTGCGGCGGATGTGGCTGCGCCGCATCCAGGACCACGACGGCTCGCGGGACGGCGAGGGCGGCATCGAACGCTGGCTCCGCCTCGGCGAGGCAGCGGGGCTCGACCGTGCGGAACTGCTCTCCGGCGCCACCGTGCTGCCCGGGGTACGTCTCGCGGTCGACGGTTACGTCAACTTCTGCCGGCTGCGCCCCGCGCTCGAGGCCGTCGCGGCCTCACTCACCGAACTGTCCGCCCCCGACCTGATGTGCACCCGCATCGACGCCTTCGAACGGCACTACCGCTGGATCGAACCGGACGGGCTGCACTACTTCCGTACCCGCGTCACGCAGGGCCGCCGGGACAGCGGGGAGGCGCTCGATCTGGTCATGCGCTGGGCCCGTACCCGGGACGACCAGGAGCGCGCGGTGGCCGCGCTCCGCTTCAAGTGCGATGTGCTGTGGGCGCTGCTCGACGCCGTGGACCACGCGTGACGACCGCGATGAGCGACGACTGGCGGCCCGCGCTCGCCCCCGCCATCCTGCTGCGCCGCGACCGGGTCCGTTCGACGGACCTGCTGGTGCTGCCCGAGCGGGTCGTCGTGCTGAGCGGCCGGGCGGGCGCCATCGTCCGGCTCTGCGACGGCGGCCACAGCGTTCCGGAGATCGTCGGCGAACTCTCCGGACGCTTCCCCGGCGCACCCGTGGCCACGGACGTACCCGTCTTCCTCGACCGGCTGCGGGCGGAGGGCTGGCTGCGATGACCACCCCCGCCACCCCCACCGGATCCACCGCCTCCGCCGCCCCCGCCGGATCCGAGACGTCTGGATCCGCGACGTCAGAACCCGCGGTGCCGCGCCCCTGGGCGCTGCTCGCCGAACTCACCCACGCCTGTCCGCTGCACTGCCCGTACTGCTCCAACCCCCTGGAGCTGAAGGCCCGTTCGCAGGAGCTGGCGACCGGGGACTGGCAGGACCTGATGCGCCAGGCCGGGGAGTTCGGCGTCGTGCACACCCATCTGTCGGGCGGCGAGCCACTGTTGCGGCCGGATCTGGAGGAGATCGTCACCGCCGCCGAATCCGCCGGGATCTACACCCAGTTGGTCACCAGCGGCACCGGGCTCGACGAGGCCCGGCTCGGCGCGCTCACCGCGGCCGGGCTGCGCAGCGTCCAGCTGTCCGTGCAGCACGCGGACCCGGCGGCCTCGGACCGGATCGCCGGCAGCCGCTCCTTCGCGGCGAAGGAACGGGCGGCCGCGCTGGTGCGCGCCGCCGGACTGCCGCTCGGCCTGAACGTCGTCCTGCACCGCGACAACCTGGACGCCCTGGACGCCCTCGTCGAACTGGGCCTGGCCTGGGGCGCCGACCGGATCGAACTGGCCAACGCCCA from the Streptomyces sp. RKAG293 genome contains:
- a CDS encoding GntR family transcriptional regulator, translated to MGSESPRSALKRERVRDYLLELVESHVPGDPIPSERTLCEQLSVSRPTLRSAVDELVNTGLIVREHGRGMFVAPAKITQELVADEHSFSLPKADGTWSSKVLELTTVQAGARVGRKLHISPAAEITYIARLRLVDGEPMAIEYLHVPALLVPGLRPSDMESGDFYRFLRDEHRVRVHEAVQSIEPTVTNEVEARLLGVPLLSPALLFERLTRDETGRPVEYVHSLYRGDRYRIVSRLALGEAGAPGPDAAARHHPGIPPGDLAGRGDVPSSMVGDVQPAV
- a CDS encoding SAV_915 family protein, yielding MPRSRAEEPGNDVPAGPLYVPVRRGPAGYALRLCRTPLGSRTAVAFTSERRLRSVMGAGQEWIRLSEPAVRALSAPLGATTVTVDPLLTARRVRDPEAVAVALC
- a CDS encoding MFS transporter, encoding MSSPRPAASYAAVLRVPHARRTFAAALLGRLSYGIVSLSLLLSLAAATGSYAAAGMITTVFAATSVVLGPARAGLIDRWGARRALPALATPYAVALTALCLATWRPGAPLWLLTLLSAAAGTLTPPLGPTMRALWSALVPDKRLLQRAFSLDTVAEEGLFMTGPLIAVAVRPALGLALSATLVLIGTLALTASPAAKLLTAREPSVPAARLRSAGVRKAAFAAAGLGCCLGAMELYVVAFTDHHDRASAAGWILAAHAAGSAIGGLLYGRIAWRRPAAGRLPYLLAALALLFALTGAAPTVVLFALGIAAAGTVVSPTMATAYLAADELAPPGTATRATAWVNTGVNAGSSLGSGTAGLLVDRLPLPLCFLLAAAPPLLLALRAYPRSGRDAQDRAAGLLAEASEGRA
- a CDS encoding carbohydrate-binding protein, producing MRPHRLLCSVLATATIAAAGTFVALAPAAPAHALENGLARTPPMGFNNWNTTQCSATFNEAMVKGVADSFVSLGLKDVGYQYVNIDDCWAEKTRDASGNLVPEHTRFPHGIKSVADYVHAKGLKFGLYTSAGTKTCNGTGGFPGGLGHEQQDADLFASWGVDYLKYDNCNNQGVDAQQRYKEMRDALKKSGRPIVYSICEWGRTDPKVWTWGADVGNLWRTTGDISDNWSSMISRVHTNDDLAAYAGPGHWNDPDMLEVGNGGMTATEYRTHFSLWAMMSAPLLIGSDVRSASAATQAILKNTDVIALDQDPLGKQATIVSATSGLAVYSKQLADGDRAVALLNETGATATVSTTASAIGLGGSPSYTLKDLWSKATRSTTGAISAAVPSHATVVYRVSRAGAQPDGWYQAEDATVAQGAVESDHTGYTGSGFVNYDNVSGSYVQWSVTAAQAGPATLTLRYANGTTTGRPMDLAVNGTAVSTGHPFAGTGDWNTWQSASLTVTLKAGANTVRATATTANGGPNVDRLELTLP
- the pqqA gene encoding pyrroloquinoline quinone precursor peptide PqqA; this encodes MADTTEQTPAQGERPESPAVWSTPEYTVVETALEVTAYSLATR
- the pqqB gene encoding pyrroloquinoline quinone biosynthesis protein PqqB, with translation MLLRVLGTAAGGGVPQWNCACPGCSGARRHPGWRRRHASLAVRAATGRWYIVNATPDIGDQIEDCPELRPGPGARQSPVAGLVLTDAELDHTLGLARLREAGGLQVVSTAPVRHALLTKLRLGDVLTPYTVLEWRELGTVAEPLAAGSDVEIDAIPVSGKRPRYAADSAPDASWVVALRLRDRTTGASAVYAPALADWPDPLQRAAEGADCVIVDGTFWDDEEPRRTGISERTATGMGHLPIDGPHGTAERLTGLPGRRLYTHLNNTNPLVDPAAPQHELLAGLGIEVASDGMVIEL
- the pqqC gene encoding pyrroloquinoline-quinone synthase PqqC, whose translation is MTAAPTTAAGPPATPTDSAIGIGPWSPAVFEARLRAVGEERYHDRHPFNLRMHEGTLSQDELRRWIANRFHYQRHIPVKDALITAKFDTPALRRMWLRRIQDHDGSRDGEGGIERWLRLGEAAGLDRAELLSGATVLPGVRLAVDGYVNFCRLRPALEAVAASLTELSAPDLMCTRIDAFERHYRWIEPDGLHYFRTRVTQGRRDSGEALDLVMRWARTRDDQERAVAALRFKCDVLWALLDAVDHA
- the pqqD gene encoding pyrroloquinoline quinone biosynthesis peptide chaperone PqqD, translated to MTTAMSDDWRPALAPAILLRRDRVRSTDLLVLPERVVVLSGRAGAIVRLCDGGHSVPEIVGELSGRFPGAPVATDVPVFLDRLRAEGWLR
- the pqqE gene encoding pyrroloquinoline quinone biosynthesis protein PqqE, whose product is MTTPATPTGSTASAAPAGSETSGSATSEPAVPRPWALLAELTHACPLHCPYCSNPLELKARSQELATGDWQDLMRQAGEFGVVHTHLSGGEPLLRPDLEEIVTAAESAGIYTQLVTSGTGLDEARLGALTAAGLRSVQLSVQHADPAASDRIAGSRSFAAKERAAALVRAAGLPLGLNVVLHRDNLDALDALVELGLAWGADRIELANAQFYGWGLLNRAALLPSHEQLAVARDAVDRWRTRLGGHPDLVWVVPDYFDGVAKPCMGGWGAVSLTVSPDGTVLPCPAAATLPGLDAPNIRDHTLEWIWDRSPAFNRYRGTAWMSDTCRSCSRRDEDFGGCRCQAFALTGDAARTDPACGLSPDHGLVRAFAREGGADGPAPYVYRYPGRTATGWPDRRGVSRSGR